Proteins encoded in a region of the Solanum dulcamara chromosome 9, daSolDulc1.2, whole genome shotgun sequence genome:
- the LOC129902925 gene encoding UDP-xylose transporter 1 gives MGEMTSFQLGVVGALFLSVASSVSIVICNKALMSNLGFPFATTLTSWHLMVTYCTLHVALKFNFFENKPIDMKTVMLFGILNGVSIGFLNLSLGFNSIGFYQMTKLAIIPFTVLVETLFLKKQFSKNIKFALFILLIGVGIASITDLQLNFVGTILSLLAIVTTCAGQILTNTIQKRLNISSTQLLYQSAPFQAAILFVTGPVVDQFLTKQNVFAYKYSPIVVGFIVLSCLIAVSVNFSTFLVIGKTSPVTYQVLGHLKTCLVLGFGYTLLHDPFTSRNIVGILVAIIGMGLYSYFCVHETKRKQVGDLSSMAQVKDKDTTAPLLAGKNGQVKENNSLV, from the exons ATGGGAGAAATGACAAGTTTCCAGTTGGGTGTAGTAGGAGCATTGTTTCTATCAGTGGCATCATCAGTTTCCATTGTTATTTGCAATAAAGCATTGATGAGTAATCTTGGTTTTCCTTTTG CCACAACATTAACAAGTTGGCATCTGATGGTCACTTATTGCACACTTCATGTGGCACTCAAATTCAATTTCTTTGAGAATAAGCCCATTGACATGAAGACTGTGATGCTCTTTGGCATATTAAATGGTGTATCTATTGGCTTTCTCAACCTTAGCCTTGGATTTAATTCCATTGGCTTCTACCAG ATGACAAAGCTAGCAATTATACCTTTTACAGTATTAGTAGAAACCCTTTTCTTGAAAAAACAATTCAG CAAAAATATTAAGTTTGCATTATTCATTTTGCTTATTGGAGTTGGCATTGCTTCTATCACTGATCTTCAACTCAATTTTGTTGGAACAATTCTCTCACTTCTAGCCATTGTTACAACGTGTGCTGGACAAATT CTTACCAACACAATTCAAAAGAGGctcaacatatcatccacacAGTTGTTGTACCAATCAGCCCCATTTCAAGCAGCTATTCTATTTGTTACTGGGCCTGTGGTGGATCAATTCCTTACCAAACAAAATGTTTTTGCCTACAAATATTCTCCTATTGTTGTG GGATTTATAGTGTTATCATGTTTGATTGCTGTATCAGTGAATTTCAGCACATTTTTAGTGATTGGAAAGACATCACCAGTTACATATCAAGTGTTAGGTCACCTTAAAACATGTTTGGTTCTTGGATTTGGCTATACATTGTTGCATGATCCTTTCACTTCAAGGAACATTGTTGGAATTCTTGTGGCCATTATTGGAATGGGATTATATTCCTATTTTTGTGTCCatgaaacaaaaagaaaacaagtcGGAGACCTCTCTTCCATGGCCCAA GTTAAAGATAAAGATACTACTGCACCACTTCTAGCTGGGAAGAATGGACAAGTTAAAGAAAATAACTCCCTTGTTTAA